The following coding sequences lie in one Spinacia oleracea cultivar Varoflay chromosome 1, BTI_SOV_V1, whole genome shotgun sequence genomic window:
- the LOC110805842 gene encoding probable phospholipid hydroperoxide glutathione peroxidase, which produces MSFSSIFSTTLPSFSIPSARNRPSFCYPSIVLHSISRKIPLGSLNSSFFQDGFSLKSFNFNGVSVNSTQNSSSAKVHARAATEQTIHDFTVKDIDGKDVALSKFKGKALLIVNVASKCGLTSSNYSELSQVYEKYKTQGFEILAFPCNQFGGQEPGSNPEIKKFACTRFKAEYPIFDKVDVNGPNTAPVYQFLKSSAGGFLGDLVKWNFEKFLVDKNGKVVERYPPTTSPLQIEKDIKKLLAA; this is translated from the exons ATGTCTTTCTCTTCAATTTTCAGCACCACATTACCCTCATTTTCAATTCCAAGTGCGAGAAATCGCCCTAGTTTTTGTTACCCTTCAATAGTTCTTCACTCAATTTCCAGAAAAATCCCACTTGGGTCTTTGAATTCATCGTTTTTTCAAGATGGGTTTTCTCTAAAATCATTCAATTTTAATGGGGTTTCTGTAAATTCCACACAGAATTCTTCTTCTGCTAAAGTTCATGCTAGAGCAGCTACTGAGCAAACCATCCATGATTTTACTGTCAAG GATATTGATGGAAAAGATGTTGCTCTGAGCAAATTCAAGGGGAAGGCTCTTCTAATAGTCAATGTTGCTTCAAAGTG TGGTTTGACGTCATCAAACTATTCGGAACTCTCACAAGTgtatgaaaagtacaaaactcAGG GGTTTGAGATTCTAGCATTCCCATGCAATCAATTTGGAGGCCAAGAACCTGGCTCAAATCCTGAGATTAAGAAATTCGCATGTACAAGATTCAAAGCTGAATACCCCATTTTTGATAAG GTGGACGTGAATGGTCCAAACACAGCCCCGGTTTACCAGTTCCTCAAGTCAAGCGCTGGTGGGTTTTTGGGTGACTTGGTCAAGTGGAACTTCGAAAAGTTTCTGGTGGACAAAAATGGCAAGGTTGTAGAGCGATACCCACCTACAACATCCCCTCTCCAGATTGAG AAAGACATTAAGAAGTTGCTGGCAGCATAA
- the LOC110784697 gene encoding uncharacterized protein, whose amino-acid sequence MTYRKRVRVKIETDATGSASNSLPSCTSSLSEDASQPTKKHATQSQPSEVPKSVRFGPFSPPGTTALMVAPPCPSTAKSAQQAIWKTPPTGSTSNSLEASTENKIPPKITSKISIQPSIPPSKPMKYPSPSSGQNTPNIQSSIPPSKPPKYPSPSSSQNTPNIQPSIPPSKPPKYPAEGVQEPKGNSKKSKSLRQYPEWRDNVDFDDKEEVMTIDAKGNYGVASGPIQTIDVWSNNGIKYFVEFNDLCQPLRKGGQILVRFIGSLAKMEAYCPVGYKNWKKVDAALKSKLLPEIDDRFVIPDGPVYVTQILKCANKSWKQYKYSLKKDYYKPEEKTETQMTTEAVPQHGISSKEWIKLVRFWYSDEGQKLSDCGKEARASQTQFHRSGSNSYANQQADYEDEHGVKMSLLALWIKTHTGKDGTFLPNTLTEDFVDDAKAMVESMKNVDPSKSQQELENIAFEDTMHGGKVPERHVGYGLGVRTSDVYGVQGVLRRNGYGKVRHRTVVMENVKEEVSSINKKNETLEKENGKLQEQVKENNWLLKTLIGQFAQLVGQVRTGTASTKALDCAQEVLGMAHKRVVQRDNVQKQNEGQDT is encoded by the exons ATGACTTATCGCAAGAGGGTTAGAGTCAAAATTGAAACAGATGCTACTGGATCAGCATCAAATTCGCTACCATCATGTACCTCATCTTTGAGTGAAGATGCATCACAGCCAACCAAAAAGCATGCTACTCAATCACAACCATCTGAGGTTCCTAAGTCTGTTAGATTTGGACCATTCTCTCCACCAGGTACCACTGCATTGATGGTTGCACCTCCATGTCCGAGTACTGCTAAAAGTGCACAACAAGCTATATGGAAAACACCACCTACTGGATCAACATCAAATTCACTCGAGgcatcaactgaaaataaaattccaCCTAAGATTACTTCCAAGATTTCAATTCAACCTAGTATCCCTCCTTCAAAACCAATGAAATACCCTTCTCCTTCCTCCGGTCAGAACACACCTAATATTCAATCTAGTATCCCACCTTCAAAACCACCGAAATACCCTTCTCCTTCCTCCAGTCAGAACACACCTAATATTCAACCTAGTATCCCACCTTCAAAACCACCGAAATACCCTGCAGAAGGTGTTCAAGAACCAAAAGGGAACTCAAAAAAATCGAAGTCCTTACGGCAATATCCAGAATGGCGTGATAATGTAGATTTTGATGACAAGGAAGAGGTTATGACCATCG ATGCTAAGGGTAATTATGGAGTGGCCAGTGGTCCTATTCAGACAATCGATGTCTGGAGTAACAATGGCATCAAGTACTTTGTTGAATTCAATGACTTGTGTCAACCGCTTAGGAAAGGTGGACAGATCTTGGTCAGATTCATTGGGAGCCTTGCAAAGATGGAGGCTTACTGTCCAGTTGGATACAAGAACTGGAAAAAGGTCGATGCGGCTCTAAAATCTAAATTGTTACCAGAGATAGAT GATCGCTTTGTTATTCCTGATGGTCCAGTATACGTCACACAAATTCTCAAGTGTGCCAATAAAAGCTGGAAGCAGTATAAATACTCTCTCAAGAAAGATTACTACAAACCAGAGGAGAAAACAGAAACACAGATGACCACAGAAGCAGTTCCGCAACATGGAATTAGCAGTAAGGAGTGGATAAAGTTGGTTAGATTTTGGTATTCAGATGAAGGGCAA AAATTGTCAGACTGTGGAAAAGAAGCACGAGCCTCCCAAACTCAATTTCATAGATCTGGTTCTAATAGCTATGCGAACCAACAAGCTGATTAT GAAGACGAGCATGGAGTAAAAATGAGCTTATTAGCCCTTTGGATAAAGACTCATACGGGCAAGGACGGGACCTTTCTTCCAAACACACTCACTGAAGATTTTGTT GATGATGCAAAGGCCATGGTTGAATCGATGAAGAATGTAGACCCttctaagtctcaacaagaaCTCGAGAATATTGCCTTTGAGGACACTATGCATGGTGGAAAGGTACCAGAACGTCATGTTGGTTACGGACTTGGAGTTCGAACGAGCGACGTTTATGGAGTGCAGGGTGTGCTAAGGAGGAATGGGTATGGAAAAGTTCGACATAGGACCGTGGTGATGGAAAATGTAAAAGAAGAAGTGTCATCTATCAACAAGAAAAACGAAACACTtgagaaggaaaatggaaagctGCAAGAGCAAGTGAAAGAGAATAATTGGCTGCTTAAAACTCTTATTGGACAATTTGCTCAACTAGTAGGTCAAGTTCGTACAGGAACTGCTTCAACAAAAGCTCTTGATTGTGCACAAGAAGTCTTGGGAATGGCACACAAAAGG GTCGTCCAACGTGATAATGTGCAAAAGCAAAATGAAGGCCAAGACACTTGA
- the LOC130465493 gene encoding uncharacterized protein — translation MDRVDMMILNLKLRKYGHGSAGDYIAESIWEVLLWWNVEYMDTSWIDLQKGDTRYYNGCMEFLEVAKENLLKGKTRCPCNKCKLNKWFDLGEVGGHILFNGFYKNYRQWIFHRRVEESNTLEIPNDQENVVGRDDMNGLLRAAFKVDNSPQPTNEPQDPSLSEANFEDEYSYDMHEELNFECEEDDEFPSTNTNEEEAKYKRLREASDEGLYEGCTTFSKLSFLLHLFHLKCMFHWSAASFNKLLELLLDAFPYIKEFPSSYYEGMKIMNDLGLGYEKIHACPNDCMLYWGEFAGKSECHICHRSRWKNVKENEGESSVKDKGTCKKGVPAKVMRYFPLIPRLKRLYMSSKTAEDMRWHFDRKDGNIISHPADGEAWKMFDKRYEEFAKDPRNVRLGLASDGFNPYRLMNTSYSTWPVILIPYNLPPWLCMKSTSFILSVLIPGKQGPGMDIDVYLQPLIHELKLLWEGVDAFDAYSGKNFKMRAALHSTINDFPAYAMLSGWSTRGYKACPSCVDSTHSYSFGGKIVYLGCRKWLPVDHPYRSQTNEFDGTEEHGLAPVRVSGTEVLKQQEKVKYVYGKSKVVQKKRGRLEDDELDDDDDDNDDNDQDESNRVLWKKKSKLFELEYWEHNPLRHNLDVMHIEKNVCDNFLGTLLDMSKSRDDKNARLALKKLNIKSHLWPQSHPSRVNDYLPPAAYTMSKEEKERFLTVLQNLKVPDGYGSNLQRCVNLKQRKFINLKSHDNHMLMQDVLPVALRASNATKVIDLLDELSYFFKKICSTAIERSELDTIQSKLVLTLCKMEKEFIPTFFTIMVHLLIHLVEEVKLGGPVHYRWMYPIERYLAFLKSHVSNKAQPEGSIAEGYLLWETIAFCSRYLESVETIFNRPKRNEDGVPDINNYLYDSAGRVVGMKKNVRVDDKSLKQAHRYVLLHSDEMKPANDLDDSTKEGKLRKALAYGLSNRGKRMKSVIINGYNFDTVDRERSRKTQNSGIMVEADGQEYYGKLNEILELDYYGSFKVLMFRCDWVDVRRGVKTYTNGRVRVNFSKLMHTGQNLDDDPFIFSSQAKQVFYIEDEIQKGWLHVIKTKPRDLFDIPDDDDDDELLNDSVLDL, via the exons ATGGACAGAGTTGATATGATGATCCTGAATTTGAAGTTACGTAAATATGGCCATGGAAGTGCAGGTGACTATATTGCGGAATCCATATGGGAGGTGCTTTTATGGTGGAATGTAGAAT acATGGATACTAGTTGGATTGACTTACAAAAAGGGGATACCCGTTATTATAACGGTTGCATGGAATTTTTAGAGGTTGCAAAGGAGAATCTTCTAAAGGGAAAAACTCGATGCCCGTGTAATAAATGCAAGTTAAATAAATGGTTTGACTTAGGCGAGGTAGGAGGACACATTTTATTTAACGGTTTTTATAAGAATTATAGGCAATGGATTTTCCATCGTAGAGTTGAAGAGAGTAATACCTTAGAGATCCCTAATGATCAAGAAAATGTAGTTGGTCGAGATGATATGAATGGGTTACTAAGAGCAGCTTTTAAGGTTGACAATAGTCCACAACCCACCAACGAACCCCAAGACCCATCATTAAGTGAAGCTAATTTTGAAGATGAATATTCGTATGACATGCATGAAGAGTTAAATTTTGAATGTGAGGAAGATGATGAATTTCCATCAACCAACACCAATGAAGAAGAAGCGAAGTATAAACGACTTAGGGAAGCTTCTGATGAGGGTCTATATGAGGGGTGTACAACTTTCTCAAAGCTGTCGTTTCTATTGCACTTGTTTCACCTCAAGTGTATGTTCCATTGGTCTGCCGCATCATTTAATAAGTTGCTTGAGCTTCTATTAGACGCATTTCCTTATATTAAGGAGTTTCCATCGTCGTATTATGAAGGCATGAAGATAATGAATGATTTGGGATTGGGTTACGAGAAAATCCATGCATGTCCGAATGATTGCATGTTATATTGGGGCGAATTTGCAGGAAAAAGTGAGTGTCATATCTGCCACAGATCAAGGTGGAAGAATGTGAAAGAAAATGAGGGTGAGAGTAGTGTGAAAGACAAAGGAACATGTAAGAAGGGTGTTCCAGCTAAAGTGATGCGGTACTTTCCTCTGATCCCTAGACTAAAGAGACTTTACATGTCATCTAAAACAGCAGAGGACATGAGATGGCATTTTGACCGCAAGGATGGAAATATCATAAGTCACCCGGCGGATGGTGAAGCTTGGAAAATGTTTGATAAAAGATATGAGGAATTCGCCAAAGATCCTCGTAATGTTAGATTGGGTCTAGCAAGTGATGGCTTTAATCCATATCGTTTGATGAATACTAGTTATAGTACATGGCCGGTGATCCTGATTCCTTATAATTTGCCACCGTGGCTTTGTATGAAGTCGACATCATTTATTTTGTCTGTGCTTATTCCGGGGAAACAGGGTCCTGGTATGGATATTGATGTGTACTTGCAACCATTAATCCATGAGTTAAAATTGTTGTGGGAAGGTGTAGATGCCTTTGATGCTTATAGCGGAAAAAATTTCAAGATGCGAGCAGCCTTACACTCCACTATAAATGACTTTCCAGCATATGCTATGTTGTCGGGTTGGAGTACAAGAGGTTATAAAGCTTGCCCTTCGTGTGTTGATTCTACTCATTCTTATAGTTTTGGTGGTAAAATTGTCTACCTTGGGTGTCGAAAATGGTTACCAGTTGACCATCCTTATCGTTCTCAAACAAATGAATTTGATGGGACAGAGGAACATGGTCTTGCTCCGGTTCGTGTAAGCGGGACAGAAGTTTTGAAGCAACAAGAAAAAGTTAAGTATGTGTATGGAAAGTCAAaagttgttcagaaaaaaagaGGGAGACTAGAAGATGATGaacttgatgatgatgatgatgataatgatgataatgACCAGGATGAGTCTAATCGTGTTCTGTGGAAAAAGAAAAGTAAGCTTTTTGAATTAGAATATTGGGAACATAATCCTCTTAGACACAACTTAGATGTTATGCACATTGAGAAGAATGTATGTGACAATTTCTTAGGAACTCTTTTAGATATGAGCAAGAGTAGAGATGATAAGAATGCTAGATTGGCCCTTAAAAAACTGAACATAAAATCTCATCTTTGGCCTCAATCTCATCCAAGTCGTGTTAACGACTATTTGCCTCCGGCTGCATACACTATGtctaaagaagagaaagaaagattTCTTACAGTCCTACAAAATCTTAAAGTTCCTGATGGGTATGGATCTAATTTGCAAAGGTGTGTGAATTTGAAGcaacgaaaatttattaatctgaAAAGCCACGACAATCATATGCTCATGCAAGATGTCCTTCCTGTTGCTTTAAGAGCATCTAATGCTACAAAAGTAATTGATTTGCTCGATGAATTGTCGTACTTTTTCAAGAAGATATGTTCAACTGCTATTGAAAGAAGTGAATTAGATACCATTCAGTCGAAGCTTGTGTTGACTCTTTGTAAGATGGAGAAAGAGTTTATTCCAACTTTTTTCACAATCATGGTGCATCTACTAATTCATCTAGTGGAGGAGGTCAAACTCGGTGGACCTGTTCATTATAGGTGGATGTATCCCATTGAGAG GTATTTGGCCTTTTTGAAATCTCATGTAAGCAATAAAGCGCAACCAGAAGGATCCATAGCTGAAGGGTACCTTTTATGGGAAACAATTGCTTTTTGTTCGAGATACTTAGAAAGTGTCGAGACCATATTCAACAGACCGAAAAGGAATGAAGATGGTGTTCCAGACATCAACAACTATTTATATGACTCTGCTGGTCGTGTAGTGGGGATGAAAAAGAATGTCCGTGTTGATGACAAAAGTTTAAAGCAAGCACATCGTTATGTTTTGCTTCATTCAGATGAGATGAAACCG GCCAATGACCTAGATGATAGCACAAAAGAAGGAAAATTAAGAAAAGCCTTGGCCTATGGTTTAAGCAATCGCGGCAAAAGGATGAAAAGTGTTATTATCAATGGCTATAATTTTGACACCGTGGACCGTGAGCGATCTCGAAAGACTCAAAATTCCGGAATTATGGTAGAAGCTGATGGCCAAGAGTATTACGGGAAACTTAATGAAATATTAGAACTGGATTATTATGGTTCTTTCAAGGTTCTAATGTTCCGATGTGACTGGGTTGATGTACGGAGGGGTGTCAAAACATACACGAACGGTAGAGTTCGTGTCAATTTCTCAAAGTTGATGCACACTGGTCAAAATTTGGATGATGATCCATTTATTTTCTCTTCTCAAGCAAAACAAGTTTTTTACATTGAGGATGAGATACAAAAAGGATGGCTTCATGTTATTAAGACTAAGCCTAGGGACTTGTTTGATATTCctgatgatgacgatgatgatgagcTTCTAAATGATAGTGTTTTGGATTTATAG